One window from the genome of Panthera leo isolate Ple1 chromosome D3, P.leo_Ple1_pat1.1, whole genome shotgun sequence encodes:
- the RFC5 gene encoding replication factor C subunit 5, whose protein sequence is METSAKKEQQQPAEAKIRNLPWVEKYRPQTLNDLISHQDILSTIQKFISEDRLPHLLLYGPPGTGKTSTILACAKQLYKDKEFGSMVLELNASDDRGIDIVRGPILSFASTRTIFKKGFKLVILDEADAMTQDAQNALRRVIEKFTENTRFCLICNYLSKIIPALQSRCTRFRFGPLTPELMVPRLEHVVDVEKVDISEDGMKALVTLSSGDMRRALNILQSTNMAFGKVTEETVYTCTGHPLKSDIANILDWMLNQDFTTAYRNITELKTLKGLALQDILTEIHLFVHRVDFPSSVRVHLLTKMADIEYRLSVGTNEKIQLSSLIAAFQVTRDLIVTEA, encoded by the exons ATGGAGACCTCAGCGAAGAAGGAGCAGCAGCAGCCCGCGGAGGCCAAGATCAGAAACCTGCCCTG GGTTGAAAAATACCGGCCACAGACACTGAATGATCTGATTTCTCATCAGGACATTTTGAGTACCA TTCAGAAATTTATTAGCGAAGACCGACTGCCGCACCTGCTTCTCTATGGTCCTCCAGGGACAGGAAAGACCTCTACTATCCTAGCTTGTGCTAAACAGCTATACAAAGATAAGGAATTTGGCTCCATGGTCTTGGAG CTGAATGCTTCAGACGACCGAGGAATAGATATCGTTCGGGGACCAATCCTGAGCTTTGCCAGCACAAGGACAATATTTAA GAAAGGCTTCAAACTAGTGATCTTGGATGAAGCTGACGCCATGACTCAAGACGCCCAGAACGCCTTGAGGAGAG TGATTGAGAAATTTACCGAAAATACCCGCTTTTGCCTCATCTGTAACTATCTGTCAAAGATCATCCCCGCCTTGCAGTCCCGCTGTACGAGGTTCCGATTCGGTCCTCTGACTCCTGAACTCATGGTTCCCCGCCTGGAACATGTTGTAGATGTAGAGAA GGTGGACATAAGTGAGGACGGGATGAAAGCACTTGTGACTCTTTCCAGCGGAGATATGCGAAGGGCTCTGAACATTCTGCAG AGCACCAATATGGCCTTTGGGAAGGTGACAGAGGAGACCGTCTACACCTGCACTGGGCACCCACTCAAGTCAGACATCGCCAACATTCTGGACTGGATGTTGAATCAAGACTTCACGACAGCCTACAGAA ATATTACAGAGTTGAAAACGCTGAAGGGGTTGGCGTTACAGGACATCCTGACAGAGATACACTTGTTTGTGCACAGAG ttgACTTTCCATCTTCAGTTCGAGTACATTTATTGACCAAAATGGCAGACATTGA gTACAGACTTTCTGTTGGCACCAACGAGAAGATTCAGCTGAGTTCCCTCATAGCCGCTTTCCAGGTCACCAGGGACCTGATCGTCACAGAGGCCTAA
- the WSB2 gene encoding WD repeat and SOCS box-containing protein 2 isoform X2, translating into MEAGEEPLLLAELKPGRPHQFDWKSSCETWSVAFSPDGSWFAWSQGHCIVKLIPWPLEEHFIPKGFEAKSRSSKNDTKGRGSPKEKTLDCGQIVWGLAFSPWPSPPSRKLWARHHPQVPDISCLILATGLNDGQIKIWEVQTGLLLLNLSGHQDVVRDLSFTPSGSLILVSASRDKTLRIWDLNRHGKQIQVLSGHLQWVYCCSVSPDCSMLCSAAGEKSVFLWSMRSYTLIRKLEGHQSSVVSCDFSPDSALLVTASYDTNVIMWDPYTGERLRSLHHTQLDPPMDDSDVHISSLRSVCFSPEGLYLATVADDRLLRIWALELKTPIAFAPMTNGLCCTFFPHGGVIATGTRDGHVQFWTAPRVLSSLKHLCRKALRSFLTTYQVLALPIPKKMKEFLTYRTF; encoded by the exons ATGGAGGCCGGAG AGGAACCGCTGCTGCTGGCTGAGCTCAAGCCCGGGCGTCCCCACCAGTTCGATTGGAAGTCGAGCTGCGAAACCTGGAGCGTGGCCTTCTCCCCAGATGGTTCGTGGTTCGCGTGGTCTCAAGGACACTGCATCGTCAAGCTGATCCCCTGGCCGCTGGAGGAGCACTT CATCCCTAAAGGGTTTGAAGCCAAAAGCCGGAGCAGCAAAAATGACACAAAAGGGCGAGGCAGCCCAAAGGAGAAGACTCTGGACTGTGGGCAGATTGTCTGGGGTTTGGCCTTCAGCCCGTGGCCTTCTCCACCCAGCAGGAAGCTCTGGGCACGCCACCATCCCCAGGTGCCAGACATCTCTTGCCTGATCCTCGCTACAGGACTCAATGATGGGCAGATCAAGATTTGGGAGGTGCAGACAG GGCTCCTGCTTTTGAATCTTTCCGGCCACCAAGATGTTGTGAGAGATCTAAGCTTCACGCCCAGCGGCAGTTTGATTTTGGTGTCAGCATCTCGGGATAAGACTCTTCGCATCTGGGACCTGAACAGACATG GTAAACAGATCCAGGTGTTATCGGGCCACCTGCAGTGGGTTTACTGCTGCTCTGTCTCCCCGGACTGCAGCATGCTGTGCTCTGCAGCTGGAGAGAAGTCG GTCTTTCTGTGGAGCATGCGGTCCTACACGTTAATCCGGAAGCTAGAGGGCCACCAAAGCAGTGTTGTCTCTTGTGACTTCTCACCTGACTCCGCCTTGCTCGTCACGGCTTCTTACGATACCAACGTGATCATGTGGGACCCCTATACTGGCGAGAGGCTGAGGTCACTCCA CCACACCCAGCTTGACCCCCCCATGGACGACAGCGATGTCCACATTAGCTCCCTGAGGTCCGTGTGCTTCTCTCCCGAAGGCTTGTACCTCGCCACGGTGGCGGATGACAG ACTCCTCAGGATCTGGGCCCTGGAACTGAAAACTCCAATCGCATTTGCTCCTATGACCAATGGTCTTTGCTGCACATTTTTTCCACATGGTGGAGTTATTGCCACAGG gACAAGAGATGGCCACGTCCAGTTCTGGACAGCTCCGAGGGTCCTGTCCTCACTGAAGCACTTATGCCGGAAAGCCCTTCGAAGTTTCCTAACCACCTACCAAGTGCTAGCACTGCCGAtccccaagaaaatgaaagagttcCTCACATACAGGACTTTTTAA
- the WSB2 gene encoding WD repeat and SOCS box-containing protein 2 isoform X3, with protein MYTLSMGFFMEWSSSFLISISPSLVCPEYGQGHPESIPKGFEAKSRSSKNDTKGRGSPKEKTLDCGQIVWGLAFSPWPSPPSRKLWARHHPQVPDISCLILATGLNDGQIKIWEVQTGLLLLNLSGHQDVVRDLSFTPSGSLILVSASRDKTLRIWDLNRHGKQIQVLSGHLQWVYCCSVSPDCSMLCSAAGEKSVFLWSMRSYTLIRKLEGHQSSVVSCDFSPDSALLVTASYDTNVIMWDPYTGERLRSLHHTQLDPPMDDSDVHISSLRSVCFSPEGLYLATVADDRLLRIWALELKTPIAFAPMTNGLCCTFFPHGGVIATGTRDGHVQFWTAPRVLSSLKHLCRKALRSFLTTYQVLALPIPKKMKEFLTYRTF; from the exons ATGTACACGCTGAGTATGGGATTTTTCATGGAATGGAGTTCCAGCTTCCTCATCTCCATTTCCCCCAGTTTGGTATGCCCGGAGTATGGTCAGGGCCACCCAGAAAG CATCCCTAAAGGGTTTGAAGCCAAAAGCCGGAGCAGCAAAAATGACACAAAAGGGCGAGGCAGCCCAAAGGAGAAGACTCTGGACTGTGGGCAGATTGTCTGGGGTTTGGCCTTCAGCCCGTGGCCTTCTCCACCCAGCAGGAAGCTCTGGGCACGCCACCATCCCCAGGTGCCAGACATCTCTTGCCTGATCCTCGCTACAGGACTCAATGATGGGCAGATCAAGATTTGGGAGGTGCAGACAG GGCTCCTGCTTTTGAATCTTTCCGGCCACCAAGATGTTGTGAGAGATCTAAGCTTCACGCCCAGCGGCAGTTTGATTTTGGTGTCAGCATCTCGGGATAAGACTCTTCGCATCTGGGACCTGAACAGACATG GTAAACAGATCCAGGTGTTATCGGGCCACCTGCAGTGGGTTTACTGCTGCTCTGTCTCCCCGGACTGCAGCATGCTGTGCTCTGCAGCTGGAGAGAAGTCG GTCTTTCTGTGGAGCATGCGGTCCTACACGTTAATCCGGAAGCTAGAGGGCCACCAAAGCAGTGTTGTCTCTTGTGACTTCTCACCTGACTCCGCCTTGCTCGTCACGGCTTCTTACGATACCAACGTGATCATGTGGGACCCCTATACTGGCGAGAGGCTGAGGTCACTCCA CCACACCCAGCTTGACCCCCCCATGGACGACAGCGATGTCCACATTAGCTCCCTGAGGTCCGTGTGCTTCTCTCCCGAAGGCTTGTACCTCGCCACGGTGGCGGATGACAG ACTCCTCAGGATCTGGGCCCTGGAACTGAAAACTCCAATCGCATTTGCTCCTATGACCAATGGTCTTTGCTGCACATTTTTTCCACATGGTGGAGTTATTGCCACAGG gACAAGAGATGGCCACGTCCAGTTCTGGACAGCTCCGAGGGTCCTGTCCTCACTGAAGCACTTATGCCGGAAAGCCCTTCGAAGTTTCCTAACCACCTACCAAGTGCTAGCACTGCCGAtccccaagaaaatgaaagagttcCTCACATACAGGACTTTTTAA
- the WSB2 gene encoding WD repeat and SOCS box-containing protein 2 isoform X1 produces MLSPVSEEPLLLAELKPGRPHQFDWKSSCETWSVAFSPDGSWFAWSQGHCIVKLIPWPLEEHFIPKGFEAKSRSSKNDTKGRGSPKEKTLDCGQIVWGLAFSPWPSPPSRKLWARHHPQVPDISCLILATGLNDGQIKIWEVQTGLLLLNLSGHQDVVRDLSFTPSGSLILVSASRDKTLRIWDLNRHGKQIQVLSGHLQWVYCCSVSPDCSMLCSAAGEKSVFLWSMRSYTLIRKLEGHQSSVVSCDFSPDSALLVTASYDTNVIMWDPYTGERLRSLHHTQLDPPMDDSDVHISSLRSVCFSPEGLYLATVADDRLLRIWALELKTPIAFAPMTNGLCCTFFPHGGVIATGTRDGHVQFWTAPRVLSSLKHLCRKALRSFLTTYQVLALPIPKKMKEFLTYRTF; encoded by the exons ATGCTGTCTCCCGTCTCAGAGGAACCGCTGCTGCTGGCTGAGCTCAAGCCCGGGCGTCCCCACCAGTTCGATTGGAAGTCGAGCTGCGAAACCTGGAGCGTGGCCTTCTCCCCAGATGGTTCGTGGTTCGCGTGGTCTCAAGGACACTGCATCGTCAAGCTGATCCCCTGGCCGCTGGAGGAGCACTT CATCCCTAAAGGGTTTGAAGCCAAAAGCCGGAGCAGCAAAAATGACACAAAAGGGCGAGGCAGCCCAAAGGAGAAGACTCTGGACTGTGGGCAGATTGTCTGGGGTTTGGCCTTCAGCCCGTGGCCTTCTCCACCCAGCAGGAAGCTCTGGGCACGCCACCATCCCCAGGTGCCAGACATCTCTTGCCTGATCCTCGCTACAGGACTCAATGATGGGCAGATCAAGATTTGGGAGGTGCAGACAG GGCTCCTGCTTTTGAATCTTTCCGGCCACCAAGATGTTGTGAGAGATCTAAGCTTCACGCCCAGCGGCAGTTTGATTTTGGTGTCAGCATCTCGGGATAAGACTCTTCGCATCTGGGACCTGAACAGACATG GTAAACAGATCCAGGTGTTATCGGGCCACCTGCAGTGGGTTTACTGCTGCTCTGTCTCCCCGGACTGCAGCATGCTGTGCTCTGCAGCTGGAGAGAAGTCG GTCTTTCTGTGGAGCATGCGGTCCTACACGTTAATCCGGAAGCTAGAGGGCCACCAAAGCAGTGTTGTCTCTTGTGACTTCTCACCTGACTCCGCCTTGCTCGTCACGGCTTCTTACGATACCAACGTGATCATGTGGGACCCCTATACTGGCGAGAGGCTGAGGTCACTCCA CCACACCCAGCTTGACCCCCCCATGGACGACAGCGATGTCCACATTAGCTCCCTGAGGTCCGTGTGCTTCTCTCCCGAAGGCTTGTACCTCGCCACGGTGGCGGATGACAG ACTCCTCAGGATCTGGGCCCTGGAACTGAAAACTCCAATCGCATTTGCTCCTATGACCAATGGTCTTTGCTGCACATTTTTTCCACATGGTGGAGTTATTGCCACAGG gACAAGAGATGGCCACGTCCAGTTCTGGACAGCTCCGAGGGTCCTGTCCTCACTGAAGCACTTATGCCGGAAAGCCCTTCGAAGTTTCCTAACCACCTACCAAGTGCTAGCACTGCCGAtccccaagaaaatgaaagagttcCTCACATACAGGACTTTTTAA